One Rattus norvegicus strain BN/NHsdMcwi chromosome 20, GRCr8, whole genome shotgun sequence DNA segment encodes these proteins:
- the Mfsd4b2l1 gene encoding similar to KIAA1919 protein, protein MSVAILGPTFQDLAENVNRNISNLSLIFVGRATGFLCGTTIGGILFDHMNQFFLLGASMVATTVTLYLIPFCKTAVLLIITMSAFGASVGVVDTGANVLILALWGDKGAPHMQALHFSFALGAFLAPLLAKLAWGTTASAQNHTESDFDPLMLNRTSEAATDSVFAVPDDMNLLWAYASIGTYVLVVSVFLFALFCEKRSKQKKSSASAQEVRRAKYHRALLCLLFLFFFFYVGAEITYGSYVFSFATTHVGMEESEAAGLNSIFWGTFAACRGLAIFFATCLRPGTMIVVSNIGSLASSFFLVLFDKSPLCLWIATSVYGASMATTFPSGISWIEQYTTLTGKSAAFFVIGAALGEMAIPAVIGILQGHYPDLPVVLYTCLCSAIFTAVLFPVMYKLATLPLERQRKGRRKSEDQKALPTSSRL, encoded by the exons ATGAGTGTTGCTATCCTGGGACCCACATTTCAAGATCTGGCGGAGAACGTGAACAGAAACATTAGCAACCTGTCTCTGATATTTGTGGGCCGTGCCACCGGGTTCTTGTGCGGCACCACGATTGGTGGGATTCTCTTTGACCACATGAATCAGTTCTTTCTTTTGG GAGCATCAATGGTGGCAACCACAGTGACACTTTATCTCATCCCGTTCTGCAAGACAGCAGTCTTACTGAtcatcaccatgtctgcctttgGGGCTTCCGTTGGCGTTGTGGATACAG GTGCAAATGTCCTCATCTTGGCTCTTTGGGGGGACAAAGGAGCCCCACATATGCAAGCCTTGCACTTCAGTTTCGCCTTAGGTGCCTTCCTGGCTCCCCTGCTGGCTAAATTGGCCTGGGGTACCACAGCATCTGCTCAGAATCACACTGAGTCCGACTTTGACCCTCTAATGCTGAACCGAACCTCCGAAGCTGCCACAGACTCTGTGTTCGCGGTACCCGACGACATGAATCTGCTGTGGGCATACGCGTCCATCGGAACCTATGTTCTAGTAgtttctgtcttcctgtttgcTCTGTTTTGTGAGAAACGCTCAAAGCAGAAAAAATCCTCAGCGTCTGCTCAGGAAGTTCGAAGAGCTAAATACCACAGGGCCCTGCTATGCCTcctatttctcttcttcttcttctacgtGGGAGCCGAGATCACGTACGGCTCTTACGTATTCTCCTTCGCCACCACCCACGTTGGCATGGAAGAGAGCGAGGCAGCTGGCTTGAACTCCATCTTCTGGGGGACCTTCGCAGCCTGCAGGGGCCTGGCCATCTTCTTTGCGACATGCTTACGGCCTGGGACCATGATTGTGGTGAGCAACATCGGCAGCTTGGCCTCATCTTTCTTTCTGGTCCTTTTTGACAAGAGCCCTCTTTGCCTCTGGATCGCGACTTCTGTGTATGGAGCCTCAATGGCAACCACATTTCCCAGCGGCATCTCCTGGATTGAGCAGTACACCACCTTAACTGGGAAATCTGCAGCCTTCTTTGTCATTGGTGCTGCCCTGGGGGAAATGGCTATTCCTGCAGTGATCGGAATTCTTCAGGGACACTACCCAGACCTGCCAGTAGTTCTGTACACATGTCTATGCTCCGCCATATTCACGGCTGTTTTATTTCCTGTGATGTATAAATTAGCCACCTTACCCCTGGAACGACAGcgcaaaggaagaaggaagagcgAGGACCAGAAGGCTTTGCCCACTAGTTCTAGGCTGTGA